A region from the Micrococcus cohnii genome encodes:
- a CDS encoding polysaccharide biosynthesis protein produces the protein MTTPGRTILITGGTGSFGHTVTRRMLERDDIEEIRILSRDEAKQDQMRHDLADSRLRFYVGDIRDYTSVERAVRDVNYIFHAAALKQVPSCEFFPMEAVRTNIVGSENVVRAADFAGVESVVCLSTDKAVYPVNAMGMSKAMMEKVALSFGLNNRSADTTVSCVRYGNVMYSRGSVIPLFIRQLKAGKNLTVTNPEMTRFMMSLANSVSLVEFAWEHADQGDLFIRKSPSCTIKDLAQAVINLFQADVSIDVIGTRHAEKVSEALASQEELARAEDMGDYFRIKADARDLNYGPYVEEGDKRQVMYDDYDSHTVERMTVSEVEDLLLTLPEVRRELDAAGLPTERN, from the coding sequence ATGACCACCCCCGGCCGCACGATTCTCATCACCGGTGGAACCGGCTCCTTCGGCCACACCGTCACCCGCCGCATGCTCGAGCGGGACGACATCGAGGAGATCCGCATCCTCAGTCGCGACGAGGCCAAGCAGGACCAGATGCGCCATGACCTTGCCGACTCGCGCCTGCGCTTCTACGTCGGTGACATCCGTGACTACACCTCGGTCGAGCGTGCGGTGCGCGACGTCAACTACATCTTCCATGCTGCGGCACTGAAGCAGGTCCCGTCGTGCGAGTTCTTTCCCATGGAGGCGGTGCGTACGAACATCGTCGGCTCGGAGAACGTCGTGCGCGCGGCGGACTTCGCCGGTGTGGAATCTGTGGTGTGCCTCTCCACGGACAAGGCGGTCTATCCCGTCAACGCGATGGGCATGTCCAAGGCGATGATGGAAAAGGTTGCGCTGTCCTTCGGCCTGAACAACCGCTCGGCGGACACCACCGTTTCGTGCGTGCGCTATGGCAACGTGATGTACTCGCGGGGCTCGGTGATCCCGCTGTTCATCCGCCAGCTCAAGGCGGGCAAGAACCTGACCGTCACGAACCCGGAGATGACGCGGTTCATGATGTCGCTGGCGAATTCGGTCTCCCTCGTGGAGTTCGCGTGGGAGCACGCCGACCAGGGCGACCTGTTCATCCGGAAGTCCCCCTCGTGCACCATCAAGGATCTGGCGCAGGCGGTCATCAACCTCTTCCAGGCGGACGTGTCGATCGATGTGATCGGCACGCGGCATGCGGAGAAAGTCTCCGAGGCACTGGCTTCCCAGGAGGAGCTGGCCCGGGCCGAGGATATGGGTGACTACTTCCGCATCAAGGCGGACGCCCGGGATCTGAACTACGGTCCCTACGTGGAGGAGGGGGACAAGCGGCAGGTCATGTACGACGACTACGACTCGCATACCGTGGAGCGCATGACGGTGTCCGAGGTCGAGGACCTGTTGCTCACGCTTCCCGAGGTGCGGCGCGAGCTCGACGCCGCCGGCCTTCCGACTGAGAGGAACTGA
- a CDS encoding NAD-dependent epimerase/dehydratase family protein produces MATFVLTGAGGFLGFHVRAALQEHGHEVRSFAVGDAHDAAEAARLVAGADQLIHIAGVNRGEHEQVARGNRVFAQQVAQALRAAENPPARVVFANSTHAATDTVYGEAKREAGRIVSDAAETVGAHMQDILLPNLFGEFGRPFYNSVTATFCHLIATGQAPEVTDDKELTLLHAQDAADLLIGAVDPAGMGELTVQETVSGLRDRLQSMAGTYAKTEFPDLATRFDRDLFNTYRSFLYPEGLPLPITRHADQRGSFFEIVRSRGGTGQTSFSTTEPGITRGDHYHRRKVERFTVLAGEAEIALRKLGTDEKHVFRVSGDEPQSVDMPTFVSHNITNIGSGTLYTAFWTNDIFDPTNPDTIPEVV; encoded by the coding sequence ATGGCCACGTTCGTCCTGACCGGTGCTGGGGGATTCCTCGGCTTCCACGTCCGTGCCGCGCTCCAGGAGCACGGCCACGAGGTGCGTTCCTTCGCGGTCGGCGACGCCCACGACGCGGCCGAGGCTGCACGACTCGTGGCCGGCGCCGACCAGCTGATCCACATCGCCGGGGTGAACCGTGGCGAGCACGAGCAGGTGGCGCGCGGCAATCGCGTGTTCGCGCAGCAGGTGGCCCAGGCGCTGCGGGCGGCGGAGAACCCTCCTGCCCGGGTGGTCTTCGCGAACAGCACTCACGCTGCGACGGACACGGTGTACGGCGAGGCCAAGCGGGAGGCGGGCCGCATCGTCTCCGACGCCGCCGAGACGGTGGGAGCGCACATGCAGGACATCCTGCTGCCCAACCTCTTCGGCGAGTTCGGTCGACCCTTCTACAACTCGGTCACCGCAACGTTCTGCCATCTGATCGCCACGGGTCAGGCGCCCGAGGTGACCGATGACAAGGAGCTCACCCTCCTGCACGCGCAGGACGCCGCCGATCTGCTGATCGGCGCGGTCGACCCTGCGGGTATGGGGGAGCTGACCGTGCAGGAGACCGTCTCCGGGCTCCGCGATCGTCTGCAGTCGATGGCCGGGACCTATGCCAAGACCGAGTTCCCAGACCTGGCCACGCGCTTCGACCGCGACCTGTTCAATACGTACCGCTCGTTCCTGTACCCCGAGGGACTGCCCTTGCCGATCACGCGTCACGCCGATCAGCGCGGTTCGTTCTTCGAGATCGTGCGCAGCCGGGGAGGCACGGGCCAGACCTCGTTCTCAACCACCGAGCCCGGGATCACGCGCGGCGACCACTACCACCGCCGCAAGGTCGAACGCTTCACGGTGCTGGCCGGTGAGGCCGAGATCGCGCTGCGCAAGTTGGGCACGGACGAGAAGCACGTTTTCCGGGTCAGCGGCGACGAGCCCCAGTCGGTCGACATGCCGACCTTCGTCTCGCACAACATCACGAACATCGGCTCCGGCACGCTGTACACGGCGTTCTGGACCAACGACATCTTCGACCCCACGAACCCCGACACGATTCCCGAGGTGGTGTGA
- a CDS encoding DegT/DnrJ/EryC1/StrS family aminotransferase, with protein sequence MPEYQNEPFLPFALPDITEAEVEAVAETVRSGWLTTGPNAAAFEKEMAAFLEGDDELQCIAVNSATAGLHLAVEALGVGPGDEVLVPAWTFTSTAEVVRYMGARPVLVDVDPVTLNIDFADAERRVSEKTVAIMPVHFAGLPVDGHALADFASRHRLKVIEDAAHAFPVRSAGAYVGNSSSDAVVFSFYATKTITTGEGGMVMVKDADLAARMRTMRLHGISRDVFNRYQSKTPSWRYEVVAPGFKYNLPDTAAAVGRVQLSRAVEMRDKRRSIAQRYTRALADLPIELPQWHEEPEAHAWHLFVTRIDDDGAGMHRDQFIERMSEQGIGTSVHFIPLHLHPYWNEYCAEGQEELPVATAQFERTVSLPAFSSMTDEQVERVIAAVRTVLS encoded by the coding sequence ATGCCTGAGTACCAGAACGAGCCCTTCCTTCCGTTCGCGCTGCCGGACATCACAGAGGCCGAAGTCGAGGCTGTTGCGGAGACGGTCCGATCCGGGTGGCTGACCACTGGGCCGAACGCGGCCGCGTTCGAGAAGGAGATGGCCGCATTCCTGGAGGGGGACGACGAGCTGCAGTGCATTGCGGTGAACTCGGCGACCGCGGGGCTGCACCTGGCGGTCGAGGCGCTTGGTGTCGGACCCGGCGATGAGGTCCTCGTCCCCGCCTGGACGTTCACCTCGACCGCCGAAGTCGTCCGCTACATGGGTGCCCGGCCGGTGCTGGTCGATGTCGATCCGGTGACCCTGAACATCGACTTCGCCGATGCGGAGCGACGGGTGTCGGAGAAGACGGTCGCCATCATGCCGGTGCATTTCGCAGGCCTGCCGGTGGACGGCCACGCACTGGCGGATTTCGCATCCCGTCACCGGTTGAAGGTGATCGAGGACGCGGCGCATGCGTTCCCCGTTCGCTCGGCCGGCGCATACGTTGGCAACTCCAGCTCAGACGCGGTCGTGTTCAGCTTCTATGCGACCAAGACCATCACCACGGGCGAGGGCGGCATGGTCATGGTGAAGGACGCGGACCTGGCCGCCCGGATGCGCACCATGCGGCTGCACGGCATCAGCCGTGACGTCTTCAACCGGTACCAGTCGAAGACGCCGTCATGGCGGTATGAGGTGGTGGCTCCCGGATTCAAATACAACCTGCCGGACACGGCCGCGGCCGTTGGGCGTGTGCAGCTGTCACGAGCCGTGGAGATGCGGGACAAGCGTCGCAGCATAGCGCAGCGTTATACGCGGGCTCTCGCGGACCTGCCGATCGAGCTTCCGCAATGGCATGAGGAGCCCGAGGCGCACGCGTGGCACCTCTTCGTCACGCGAATCGACGACGACGGTGCCGGCATGCACCGCGACCAGTTCATCGAGCGGATGAGTGAGCAGGGGATTGGCACCTCTGTGCACTTCATCCCGTTGCACCTGCACCCGTACTGGAACGAGTACTGCGCCGAAGGGCAGGAAGAGCTTCCCGTCGCCACCGCGCAGTTCGAACGCACGGTCAGTCTGCCGGCCTTCTCTTCCATGACCGACGAACAGGTCGAGCGTGTCATTGCGGCCGTCCGGACGGTGCTCTCATGA
- a CDS encoding glycosyltransferase family 2 protein, with protein MKLRDARGEFRLSPDRLLRAVVRRVQLPVNYARLKWNAAHSARSVVDPASGVVVSMTTHGERLETVHLTIQSIAQGTVRPSRLVLALDSPLPDELPQGLQRMVDRGVEIVESAGRYGPHTKYYPYLCANPESQERLVTADDDVIYPRTWLEDLRAASDRHPGDIIAHRCHRIGVTSVAGRPEIRPYNSWEPCRTTEPSHLNFLTGVSGVLYPIGMQRALVREGERFQDVAPKADDVWLNWVAMRAGVRVRQVRSAPQNYSTVMSTQRTTLLSSNVQESANDLQIRQAYRSGDIGLLMREFSIEEVCEDGR; from the coding sequence ATGAAGCTGCGAGACGCCCGCGGAGAGTTCCGACTCTCGCCAGACCGACTGCTCCGGGCCGTTGTGCGCCGTGTCCAGCTTCCGGTCAACTACGCCCGCTTGAAGTGGAACGCGGCGCACAGTGCCAGATCGGTGGTCGACCCTGCGAGCGGGGTCGTCGTGAGCATGACGACGCACGGTGAACGCCTCGAGACCGTTCACCTGACGATCCAGTCGATCGCTCAGGGCACCGTCCGTCCGAGTCGACTCGTCCTCGCGCTGGACAGTCCGCTGCCCGACGAGCTGCCCCAGGGGCTGCAGCGGATGGTGGACCGCGGGGTGGAGATTGTCGAATCGGCGGGTCGATACGGCCCGCACACGAAGTACTATCCCTATCTCTGCGCCAATCCGGAGTCTCAGGAGCGTCTGGTGACGGCGGATGACGACGTGATCTATCCGAGGACCTGGCTAGAGGACCTGCGTGCAGCCTCGGATCGGCATCCGGGCGACATCATCGCTCACCGCTGCCACCGCATTGGTGTGACGAGTGTGGCTGGGCGCCCCGAGATCCGTCCATACAATTCGTGGGAGCCGTGCCGAACCACCGAGCCGTCGCACCTGAACTTCCTCACGGGAGTGTCCGGTGTGCTTTACCCTATCGGGATGCAGCGGGCGCTCGTGCGCGAGGGCGAACGCTTCCAAGATGTCGCGCCGAAGGCGGATGACGTGTGGCTGAACTGGGTCGCGATGCGCGCAGGAGTCCGCGTCCGGCAGGTCCGCTCAGCTCCGCAGAACTACTCGACGGTGATGTCGACGCAGAGAACGACGTTGTTGTCATCGAACGTGCAAGAGAGCGCAAAT
- a CDS encoding sugar transferase: protein MTLKRALDVGVSAAALLASAPVMAAAGAAVKLSSPGPVLFSQTRIGLEGTPFRIHKFRTMRTDHSGLAVSQSGDARVTAVGRVLRKTKLDELPQFYDVLRGAMSLVGPRPEVPEYVAQWPDELRDEILSVRPGITDPASIRFRNEADELAAAEDPEKHYVEVLLPQKARLYAEYVRHRSFTGDLAILARTAVAVLRD, encoded by the coding sequence ATGACGCTCAAGCGTGCCCTGGACGTAGGCGTCTCGGCTGCCGCGCTACTCGCTTCTGCCCCTGTGATGGCCGCCGCAGGCGCGGCGGTGAAGCTGAGCTCGCCCGGTCCAGTGCTCTTTAGCCAGACGCGGATCGGGTTGGAAGGCACCCCCTTCCGCATCCACAAGTTCCGGACCATGCGTACGGATCACTCGGGTCTGGCGGTGTCTCAGTCCGGGGATGCACGTGTGACCGCCGTTGGGCGTGTGCTCCGCAAGACCAAGCTGGACGAGCTGCCTCAGTTCTATGACGTGTTGCGCGGGGCTATGTCACTGGTGGGGCCCCGGCCAGAGGTCCCGGAGTACGTGGCGCAGTGGCCCGACGAGCTGAGAGACGAGATCCTCTCGGTGCGTCCGGGCATCACTGATCCGGCCTCGATCCGGTTTCGCAACGAAGCGGACGAACTGGCCGCGGCGGAGGACCCCGAAAAGCACTACGTCGAGGTGCTCCTGCCGCAGAAGGCCCGCCTTTACGCCGAGTACGTCCGACACCGCAGCTTCACGGGTGACCTGGCGATCCTGGCCAGGACGGCCGTCGCTGTCCTCCGCGACTGA
- a CDS encoding GNAT family N-acetyltransferase, with protein sequence MKIGILTQWYDPEPGPAALPGLMARALAARGHDVTVVTGFPNYPDGRLAAGYTMRPRTVEHRDGVRIVRTALFPSHGSGTVGRLLNYASFAVTSALLGAGELKDCDVVWVNYSPITIAAPMFRARYLHGVPVVSEVADLWPDTLTASGFGPGGRVGKAVTAVLHRWTNAMYAASEAVVPIAPSVVDVLHRRGVPRDKLTYIPKPGNEDVFASAGRDIRAELGIAPETVVLLYAGSMGAAQGLDGLVEACRGVDPNHLVCLLAGGGTEADTLRAAADSVPAVRFLGRRDPAEMPDLMATADVCYISLSEDPLTPYTIPSKTQATLAAGKPAMVAASGDVVALVEAAHAGFGVEQSSVSSIRAGLDRLVAEGRDGLAQWGVNAARAYSENFSVDRVTDQIEGLLAQIVGRSRLGTAAAEVADVRTGPLRRRHVRAAAALHKAAFPDFFLSSLGEGFLREFYSGFLQDPDAVTTIIEDEDQRLLGVAVGSRNPEGFFSRLLKRRLLGFGLRSAGIVAKDPRKAPRLLAGLAYRGGTSERPPADAALLSSICVAPEAQGTGTGRRLLERWCEQVVRSGRTHAMLTTDADANDAVNAFYRRSGWTVESEYTTPQGRRMYRYEKRLDSPAPDHSRSTHA encoded by the coding sequence ATGAAGATCGGCATCCTGACACAGTGGTACGACCCGGAACCCGGTCCGGCAGCATTGCCCGGTCTCATGGCGCGAGCGCTGGCTGCCCGCGGACACGACGTCACTGTCGTGACGGGTTTCCCGAACTATCCAGACGGGCGACTCGCCGCCGGTTACACGATGCGCCCACGCACCGTGGAGCACCGCGATGGCGTCCGGATCGTGCGGACAGCCCTGTTCCCGTCCCACGGCAGCGGCACGGTGGGGCGTCTGCTCAACTACGCCTCCTTCGCCGTCACATCCGCGCTTCTGGGCGCCGGTGAACTCAAGGACTGCGACGTCGTGTGGGTGAACTACTCGCCGATCACGATCGCGGCTCCGATGTTCCGAGCCCGCTACCTCCACGGGGTGCCCGTCGTGAGCGAGGTGGCCGACCTGTGGCCGGATACGCTCACCGCGTCCGGATTCGGACCCGGCGGGCGCGTCGGCAAGGCAGTCACCGCCGTGCTTCATCGCTGGACGAACGCCATGTATGCGGCCTCGGAGGCCGTTGTGCCCATTGCACCGTCGGTCGTGGACGTCCTGCATCGGCGTGGAGTGCCGCGAGACAAGCTCACGTATATTCCCAAGCCCGGCAACGAAGACGTGTTCGCGTCTGCGGGGCGGGACATTCGTGCCGAGCTGGGGATCGCTCCGGAGACGGTGGTCCTGCTCTACGCAGGTTCGATGGGTGCGGCCCAGGGCCTGGACGGCCTGGTCGAGGCCTGCCGCGGGGTCGATCCGAACCACCTCGTGTGCCTGTTGGCGGGCGGGGGAACTGAGGCCGACACGCTGCGTGCCGCTGCCGATTCGGTTCCTGCGGTGCGCTTTCTCGGACGTCGTGACCCTGCGGAGATGCCGGATCTCATGGCGACGGCGGACGTGTGTTACATCAGCCTTTCGGAGGACCCGCTCACCCCGTACACGATCCCGAGTAAGACGCAGGCGACGCTCGCGGCGGGTAAGCCAGCGATGGTGGCCGCCAGCGGCGACGTTGTCGCCCTGGTGGAGGCCGCGCACGCGGGCTTCGGTGTGGAGCAGTCCTCCGTCTCGTCGATCCGCGCGGGGCTGGATCGGCTCGTTGCTGAGGGGCGCGACGGCCTCGCACAATGGGGCGTGAACGCTGCACGTGCCTACTCCGAGAATTTCAGTGTGGATCGCGTGACGGACCAGATCGAAGGTCTGCTGGCGCAGATCGTGGGGCGGAGCCGGCTCGGCACGGCAGCTGCCGAGGTGGCGGACGTTCGCACCGGGCCGCTGCGTCGCAGGCACGTGAGGGCGGCAGCTGCACTGCACAAGGCAGCGTTCCCGGATTTCTTTCTCTCCTCGCTTGGGGAGGGGTTCCTCCGTGAGTTCTACAGCGGTTTCCTGCAGGACCCTGACGCCGTGACGACCATCATCGAGGACGAGGACCAGCGCCTGCTCGGGGTGGCCGTGGGCAGCCGGAACCCCGAGGGATTCTTCTCCCGCCTGCTGAAGCGGCGTCTGCTGGGTTTCGGTCTGCGCAGCGCCGGGATCGTGGCGAAGGACCCTCGGAAGGCCCCCCGTCTCCTGGCGGGACTGGCTTATCGGGGTGGGACGTCTGAACGTCCGCCAGCCGATGCTGCTCTGCTCAGCTCGATTTGCGTGGCACCCGAGGCGCAGGGCACGGGCACAGGACGTCGACTCCTCGAACGCTGGTGCGAGCAGGTCGTTCGCTCGGGCCGCACACACGCGATGCTCACGACCGACGCTGACGCGAATGACGCAGTCAACGCTTTCTACCGGCGCAGTGGCTGGACCGTGGAATCGGAGTACACCACCCCGCAGGGACGCCGTATGTACCGTTATGAGAAGCGCCTGGATTCCCCCGCGCCCGACCATTCGAGGAGCACGCATGCCTGA
- the wecB gene encoding non-hydrolyzing UDP-N-acetylglucosamine 2-epimerase has translation MTGQQNPTSGRLKVMTVVGTRPEIIRLACVIKRLEKHTDHVLVHTGQNYDHSLNQVFFDDLGLRAPDHFLEADTSSLGNVLGDVLKGTEKVILEEKPDAMVVLGDTNSCVSAIMGKRMKLPVFHLEAGNRSFDPNVPEEINRHLVDHVSDYNLTYTEHSRRNLLAEGMHPRDVMVMGSPMLEVLNSYREQIEASDVLERLDLTPGEYLLASVHREENVDRADRLEQVLESLKAVAADQGVPFLVSTHPRTRKRLEQFDLSADSSIRLHEPLGFHDYNKLQLNARCVISDSGTISEESSMLGFPAITLRDAIERPEAIDTGAIIATGLNPADVVDSVRIAIEDFREDGRTTIPNDYTIHDSSRRVVNFIRTMTGTHHLRHGIRR, from the coding sequence ATGACCGGTCAGCAGAACCCGACGTCCGGCCGACTCAAGGTCATGACCGTGGTCGGCACGCGGCCCGAGATCATCCGACTCGCGTGCGTGATCAAGCGCCTGGAGAAGCACACGGACCACGTCCTGGTGCACACCGGCCAGAACTACGACCACTCGCTGAACCAGGTGTTCTTCGACGACCTGGGCCTGCGCGCTCCCGACCACTTTCTGGAGGCCGACACCTCCTCGCTCGGGAACGTGCTGGGTGACGTGCTCAAGGGCACCGAGAAGGTCATCCTCGAGGAGAAGCCGGATGCGATGGTCGTGCTCGGCGACACCAACAGCTGCGTCTCAGCCATCATGGGCAAGCGCATGAAGCTGCCGGTGTTCCACCTGGAGGCGGGCAATCGTTCGTTCGACCCGAACGTGCCGGAGGAGATCAACCGTCACCTTGTGGACCACGTCTCGGATTACAACCTGACCTATACAGAACACTCTCGGCGCAATCTTCTGGCCGAGGGGATGCACCCGCGCGACGTGATGGTCATGGGTTCGCCGATGCTCGAGGTGCTGAACTCCTACCGTGAGCAGATCGAGGCCTCCGATGTGCTTGAGCGCCTCGACCTGACGCCGGGGGAGTACTTGTTGGCCAGCGTGCATCGCGAGGAGAACGTGGACCGCGCCGACCGCCTGGAACAAGTGCTCGAATCGCTCAAGGCCGTCGCGGCGGACCAGGGCGTGCCCTTCCTCGTCTCGACCCACCCGCGCACCCGCAAGCGCTTGGAGCAGTTCGACCTCTCTGCGGACAGCTCGATCCGCCTGCACGAGCCGCTGGGCTTCCACGACTACAACAAGCTGCAGCTCAACGCCCGCTGCGTGATCTCCGATTCGGGCACCATTTCCGAGGAGTCCTCCATGCTCGGGTTCCCGGCGATCACGCTGCGCGACGCGATCGAGCGGCCAGAGGCGATCGACACCGGCGCGATCATCGCGACGGGGCTGAACCCGGCCGATGTTGTCGATTCGGTCCGCATCGCGATCGAGGATTTCCGGGAGGACGGCCGCACGACGATCCCGAACGACTACACGATCCACGACTCGTCGCGTCGCGTGGTCAACTTCATCCGCACGATGACGGGAACGCATCACCTGCGCCACGGGATCCGTCGGTGA
- a CDS encoding polysaccharide pyruvyl transferase family protein → MTVKAGIVSLGEAGNLGDDLILLALLRAIAQADPETEVAYLGFDCPLDWAQLRSRLSLPEALERREYEYREVLPSRHRVFDDRDVVFVGGGGLFQTSHHPQRPYHWLGFLPLKGSNTRVVGVGLGFGPLSRRWQEKFGRQASPFHELHVRDDDSRDMVAGWGWDVERGEDFVDEAFLGELVPRRDGQGRPGGGTLGVSLREWPGLGQDVLCDFLLEAAKRHDCDRAEIFVLESKHGDGIDVEASRRTAQRLGESLETRVTTYSSANLLEFVEAMRDVDVAVSMKLHASAIWSNLGVPIYPIIYAPKIAAFFGRQYRGLELVDQICRPAPQTVGVPAAVTVAEALASASRADEPGMAAHRSTWLGAVREHVRSLTHDVRRKLAHRRDTEETR, encoded by the coding sequence ATGACCGTGAAAGCAGGCATTGTCTCGCTGGGTGAGGCAGGAAACCTCGGTGACGACCTGATCCTGTTGGCGCTGCTCCGGGCCATCGCCCAGGCGGATCCGGAGACGGAGGTGGCCTACCTCGGATTCGATTGTCCGTTGGACTGGGCGCAGCTTCGGTCCAGGCTCTCGCTCCCGGAGGCGTTGGAACGACGCGAATACGAGTACCGCGAGGTATTGCCCTCACGGCACCGGGTGTTCGACGACCGAGACGTCGTCTTCGTCGGCGGCGGCGGGCTCTTCCAGACGTCGCATCATCCACAGCGGCCCTACCATTGGCTCGGCTTCCTGCCGTTGAAGGGCTCGAACACGCGCGTAGTCGGCGTCGGGCTCGGATTCGGCCCGCTGAGCCGACGTTGGCAGGAGAAGTTCGGACGTCAGGCCTCGCCCTTCCATGAGCTGCATGTCCGCGACGACGACTCCCGCGACATGGTTGCGGGCTGGGGATGGGACGTCGAGCGGGGCGAGGACTTCGTCGATGAGGCCTTCCTCGGAGAACTCGTTCCCCGGCGTGACGGGCAGGGCCGGCCCGGCGGCGGGACTCTGGGGGTCAGCCTCCGGGAGTGGCCCGGGCTGGGCCAGGACGTTCTGTGTGACTTCCTGCTCGAGGCGGCGAAGCGCCACGACTGCGACCGAGCCGAGATCTTCGTCCTCGAGTCTAAGCACGGCGACGGCATTGACGTCGAGGCGAGCCGTCGCACGGCGCAGCGTCTCGGAGAGTCGCTTGAGACGAGAGTCACCACGTATTCGTCCGCTAATCTGCTCGAATTCGTCGAGGCGATGCGAGACGTGGACGTGGCCGTGTCGATGAAGCTGCATGCGAGCGCGATCTGGTCGAACCTCGGCGTGCCGATCTATCCGATCATCTATGCACCGAAGATCGCCGCATTCTTCGGAAGGCAGTACCGCGGACTCGAGCTCGTCGATCAGATCTGTCGGCCTGCCCCGCAGACTGTGGGGGTGCCGGCCGCCGTGACGGTCGCCGAGGCCTTGGCCTCCGCGTCCAGAGCGGATGAGCCCGGCATGGCCGCACACCGAAGCACGTGGCTGGGCGCCGTGCGAGAGCATGTGCGTTCCCTCACCCACGATGTACGACGCAAGCTCGCCCACCGGCGTGACACCGAGGAGACGAGATGA